The genomic DNA TAGCCCAGGCTCACCCGAGCACCGTCGGACACCTCGCGCAGTGTGCGTCCCTGCCCGGTCCGGGCCTGACGCAGCACGTCGCCGATGACCTCACGCAGTAATGTCGTCATCGCGTTTCCCTTCGCCCTGAAGTAACAGCTGCCGCGCAGCCCGGCCGGACCACCCGTTCTACACGGTCTTGTAGGCACCAACGCGGCGACGCACCGCTTTGGTTCCCGAGGGGACGAATCAGGAACGGCGAAACGCCGAGACGGCGTAGTCGATGCCGGTCAGCACAGTCAGCACGACCGCGGCCCACATGAATACCCAGGCGGTGGTCAGCCACGGGGCGGGCCAGGCATGCAGGGGCAGGACGAACAGGCCGATGGCCACGGCCTGCACGAGCGTCTTGAGCTTGCCGCCGCGGCTGGCTGGGATGACGCCGCGCCGGATGACCGCGAAGCGCAACAGCGTCACCGCGAGCTCGCGGGTGAGGATGACCACGGTGATCCACCACGGCAGGTCGCCCAGCATCGACAGCCCGATGAGCGCCGCCCCGATCAGGGCCTTGTCGGCGATGGGATCGGCCAGCTTGCCGAATTCGGTGACCATGTCGAAGCTGCGGGCGATCTCGCCGTCGAACCGGTCGGTGATGACGGCAGCCGCGAACACGACGAAAGCAGTGATGCGCCAACGCGTTTCGTGACCGTCGCCGGCGAAGAGCGCCGCCAGGAACACGGGCACCAGCACGATGCGCAGGCCGGTCAGCAGATTGGCGATGTTCGCCACGCCGGCGCGCGAGGCGCGCGGGTCGGTATCTGGCTGGCCTGTCATCGACACAGGATATCCGGTCACCTACCGGGCGATACGCAGCCGATACCCTCCACATGTGAGCGACGCACCGAAACCCGGCACCACAGGGCTGGTGGTTCGCCGCGCCCGGACCTCCGACGTGCCGGGAATCAAGGCCCTCGTCGACATCTACGCGGGCAAGATCCTGCTCGAGAAGAACCTGGTCACCCTCTACGAGGCAGTCCAGGAATTCTGGGTGGCCGACCTGGACGGCGAGATCGTCGGCTGCGGCGCGCTGCACGTGCTGTGGGCCGACCTCGGCGAAGTGCGTACCGTCGCGGCCCATCCCAAGGTGCGCGGCATGGGCGTCGGGCACGCGGTGGTCGCCAAACTGCTGGACGTGGCACGCGAACTGCAGCTGCAGCGCGTCTTCGTGTTGACGTTCGAGACCGATTTCTTCAGCCGGCACGGCTTCCAGGAGATCGAGGGCACGCCCGTCACCGCAGAGGTCTACGAGGAGATGTGCCGGTCGTACGACACCGGTGTGGCGGAGTTCCTGGACCTGTCCTACGTCAAGCCGAACACCCTGGGCAACACCCGGATGCTGGTCACGCTGTAGCTAATCGGCGCTGTCGGCCGCGGCATTGCGGCGCGCGACGATCCGGTCCCGCATGTCCATGATCGCGGCCCGCCGACGGGACCGCCCGCCGCGGCCGAACGACGGCAGCGTCGGGATCACCTCGATCTTGTCCGACACCCCGATCATGAGCTCGGCGATCTCCAGCACCAGCTCGTTCAGCTCGTCGACCTGCTGACCCATCGCCATGAACGCGCTCAGCGACTCCAGGACCACGCGCGCCACCAGCACGATCGCGACGCAGGTGACCGGACCGGCGAGCACCAGCCAGAACACGCCGAGCCATGCGGACAACTCGAACGCCACCACGGCGCCTGCGAGATACAGAACCACCGCACCCGCGATGACCAGCCCGTACAGCAGCGGAACCACGTGCTGCGCCGCCGACTTCCGGAACCCGAGGTCGGTGAACGCCGTCAGCGCTGGCCAGCTGCGACCACCGGATTCGACCTCGGCGTCGAGCTCCGATTCCGTTGCTGCGCTGCGCGAAATGTCAACCACGGCAAAGCCTCCTTAGGAGTCCAGCCTCCCACAGTCGGAGCCGTCGGCGACCGATCGACGGTGTTATCCGCACCGCCGATCAGCCGGGGTGTGATGTCGGCAACACCGGTCAGAAGCCGGGGTCGTCGCCCATCGAACCGTTGGCGTCCGAGCCGCCCTGGATCAGCATCAGCGTGCCGGCGAGCTCATCGGGCTTGACCAGCACCTCACGGGCCTTCGAGCCCTCGGACGGTCCGACGATGCCGCGGGTCTCCATCAGGTCCATCAGGCGGCCGGCCTTGGCGAACCCGACCCGCAGCTTGCGCTGCAGCATCGAGGTCGACCCGAACTGGCTCGACACGACCAACTCGACGGCCTGCAGGAAGACGTCCATGTCGTCGCCGATGTCGCTGTCGATCTCGCGCTTCTCGACGGTCTTGACCGTGACGCCGTCGATGAACTCGGGCTGCGCCTGCTGCTTGGTGAAGGCGACGACGGCCTGGATTTCGTCGTCGCTGACGAACGCGCCCTGCACGCGGATGGGCTTGGGCGCCTCCGAGGGCTGGAACAGGCCGTCACCCTTACCGGTGAGCTTCTCGGCGCCGATCTGGTCGAGGATGACGCGCGAGTTGGTCGCGTTGGTGACGCCGAATGCCATGCGGGACGGCACATTTGCCTTGATCAGACCGGTCACGACCGACACCACCGGCTGCTGGGTCGCCAGCACCAGGTGGATGCCCGCGGCGCGGGCCTTCTGAGTGATGCGGACGATGGCATCCTCGACGTCGCGCGGCGCCTGCATCATCAGGTCGGCCAGCTCGTCGACGACGCACAAGATGTACGGGTAGGTCTTGTAGACCCGCTCGCTGCCCAGCGGCGCGGTGATTTCGCCCGAGCGCACCTTCTTGTTGAAGTCGTCGATGTGCCGGACGCCGCTGGCGCTCATGTCCTGGTAGCGCTGTTCCATCTCCTCGACCAGCCAGGCCAGCGCGGCGGCGGCCTTCTTCGGGTCGATGATCACGGGCGTGATGAGGTGCGGAATGCCTTGGTACGGCGGGAATTCCACCATCTTCGGGTCGACCAGGATCATCCGGACCTCGTCGGGCGTCGCGCGCTGCAGCAGCGACACCAGCATCGAGTTGATGAAGCTCGACTTACCCGAACCGGTCGAGCCGGCCACCAGGAGGTGCGGCATCTTGGCCAGGTTGTAGCTGATGAAGTGGCCTTCGACGTCCTTGCCGATGCCGAACACCATCGGGTGGTGGTCCTTGCGGGTGCTCGGCGCATTCAGCACGTCCTTGAGCCGCACCATCTCGCGGTCACTGTTCGGCACCTCGACTCCGACCAACGACTTACCGGGGATCGGCGCGAGCAGGCGGATGTGCTCGTTGGCCACCGCGTAGGCGAGGTTGCGCTGCAACTGGGTGAACCGCTCGACGCGCACGCCGGGTCCGAGCTCGATCTCGTACCGGGTGACGGTCGGGCCGCGCTGGAAGCCGACGACCGTGGCGTCGACCTTGAACTGCTCCATCACCTCGGAGATGGCCGACATGATGCGGTCGTTGTCGCGGCCGACGCGCTTGGGCGGATCGCCGTCGGACAGCAGGTCGAGCGGTGGCAACGTGTAGTCGCCCTCGATGACGCGGTCGAGGGACAGTCCGTCGTCCTGTGCCTTTTCCAGGGCCTTGGCCTTGGTGGGCACCGGGTCCGCGACGTTCTGGGCCTTGCGGCGGCGCGACGGCTTGGCGGCCGGCTCGGGCGTGGTCGGTGCCTCGTCGGCGGCGGGCTCGACCGGGTAGTTGTCCATCGGTGTGCGGCCCAGCGGCCGCGTCATGGCCGCGGTGGTCTGATCCGAGCCGGGCCAGGCCTCGGGTTCGTCACGCGAGTAGGTGGGGTCGTCGTAGTAGCCGTCGGAGAAGTCATCGGCGAAGTCGTCGACCAGGCCGGCGGGCGCGTCGTACTCCTCGTCGTGCTCGCCGTGCAGACGACCGGAGACCATGTAGCGCAACGTGTCCGGCAGTTCGCGGATGGTCGTGCCGGTGACCAGCAGCAGGCCGAACAGCACGCCCATGATGAGCAGCGGGGTGGCGATCCAGACGGTCAGCCCGTCCGACAGCGGCCCACCGATGACGAAGCCGACGAAGCCGGCGGCGCCGCGGCGCTCCCCCGGCGCGGTGGGCGCGCCGGCCCAGATGTGCCACAGGCCCAGTACGGGCAGACCGATCATGGCGGCGCCGAGGATCAGCCGGGGGCGGGCGTCGGGGTTCGGATGGGTGCGCATCAGCGTGACGGCCAGCGCGAGCAGCAGCACCGGCAGCACCACGACCGCGGATCCGATGACGGTGCGGACGCCGTAGTCGATCCAGGCGCCGACCGGCCGGGCCGCGTTGAACCAGGAGCTCGCGGCAATGAGGAAGGCGACGCCGAGCAGCGCCAGCGCGATGCCGTCACGGCGGTGTCCGGGTTCGAGTTCGCGGGCGCGGCCGACGCTGCGGGCGGTGGTTCCGGCGCCCTTGGCGAGCATCAGCCAGCCGGCGCGGGCGCCACGGCCCACCGCGGCGCCGGCCGTGGCGACCGGCGACGGATGCGGTGCGGGTTTGCGGGCCGGCTTACGGGCGGGCGATTTCGGGGCCGGCGGACGTGCCGGCCGGCCCGACTTTGCACTGCCTGACTTCGATGAACGCGCCCCCGAACCGGCTGCGCCACGATTCGCCGACCCGGCCTTGGCCCGGTTAGCTGAGCTCGTTGCGGTTTTACTCGCCATGGCTGCCAGCCTAGTCGCAATTACCCCATCTGCACCATCTGCCACACAAGTAACGCTTGGGTCACGACCGGGTCCGCATATCCGCTGGTCACGTATCAGTGGGAGCCACGTCACACGCGCCGCACGCGCCGGTCTAACGTGGACACCTGTCTAGGTCAGCTAGCTATCGAGGAGTTCGTCCATGCCCGTCGTTGTCGTCGCCACCATGAAGGCCAAGCCCGAGTCCGTCGACCTGGTCCGCACCGCGTGCGTCGAGGCCGTCGACGCCGTCCACGCCGAGCCGGGCTGCGAGCTCTACTCCCTGCACGAGGCCGACGGCGGCACCTTCGTGTTCGTGGAGCAGTGGGCCGACGCCGACGCCATCAAGACCCACAGCACCGCCCCGGCCATCGGCAAGTTGTTCGGCGCCATCGGCGAGCACCTCGACGGTGCGCCCGACATCAAGATGCTCGCCCCGGTGGTCGCCGGCGACCCGGCCAAGGGACAACTCCGTGGGTGAGCTGAGCGGCAAGGTCGCCTTCATCACCGGCGCGGCGCGCGGCCAGGGCCGCGCGCACGCGGTGAAGCTGTCGTCGATGGGCGCCGACATCATCGCCGTCGACCTGTGCGACCAGATCGCGTCGGTCCCCTACCCCATGGCCACGCCCGACGATCTGGCCGCGACAGTCAAACTGGTCGAGGACAACGGCGCGCGGATCGTCGCCAGTCAGGCCGATGTCCGCGACCGCGCCGCCCTCAAGACCGCGCTCAAGGCCGGCGTCGACGAACTCGGCGGGCGGTTGGACATCGTCATCGCCAACGCCGGGATCGCGCCGATGGCCGGTGAAGACGCCTGGCAGGACGTCATCGACGTCAACCTCACGGGCGTCTACAACACCCTGGACGTGGCGATGCGGCCGATGGTCAAGGCCGGCAACGGCGGATCGATCGTGCTGATCAGTTCGGTGGCCGGACTGGTCGGGCTGTCCTCACCGATGGCCGGTTCCGTGGGCTATGCCGCCGCCAAGCACGGCATGGTCGGCCTGATGCGGGTGTACGCGAACCTGCTTGCCTCGCAGAACATCCGGGTCAACTCGATCCATCCGGCCGGGGTGGCCACCCCGATGATCGACAACGAGTTCACCCGGAAGTGGTTGAGCCAGTTGACCGAAGAGACCAAAGCGGGCCCCGACATGACGAATGCGCTGCCGGTGCAGGTGCTCGAGGCCGAGGACATCGCCAACACCGTGGCGTGGCTGGTGTCGGACGCCGGCCGGTACATCACCGGCGTGACCCTGCCGGTGGACGCCGGCTTCGTCAACAAGCGCTGACATGGCCCGCAATGCCGCGGCGCAGACGGCCTTCGGGCCGATGGTGCTCGCCGCGATCGAGCAGCACGAGTCGCCGGCTCGTCGTCTGGTCGATGACGACCTGGCAGGTTCTTTTCTGCCGCGGGGCCTTCGCGCACTGATCGCGGCCACCCGCTGGTCGCCGGTGCGCAGCGCCATGATGGCCGCGTCGGACCGGTCGGCGCCGTATCGCCGGTTCCGTGAACGCACTCAGGTCTGGAAGTACGGGCTGCGACCCGACGAGGTCGAGCAGTTCCTCGAGGGTTACGGCTGGCGACTGCTCGACCAGCTCGGACCGGACGAAACACGTGACCGATATGTACAGCCGACAGGGCGGAACCTGCCGACCTCCGGTCTGGAGTGGTCGGCGCTGGCCCGGACGATTTAAACCTCGAGGACGGTCGGCACGATCATCGGCTGGCGCCGATAGGTCTCGCCGACCCATTTGCCGACAGCCCGGCGCACCGCCTGGGCGATGCGCGCCGGGTCGGTAACCTGCTCGGAGACAAGGTTTTCCAGTGCCGTCTGCGCTTTCTCGGCACCCGGCTCGAGAGCCTTGGGGTCCTCGGAGAAGCCGCGCGAGTGCAGGTGCACCGGAGCCACCGGCTTGCCGGTCTCGCGGCTGATCACCACGGTGACCGCGATGAAACCCGAAGTCAGCGTGAGCCTTTCGCCCAACGTGGCGTCACCGACGTCACCCAGCACCAGACCGTCGACGAACACCTTGCCGACCGGTACGGCACCGGCGATCCGGGCCTGCCCATTGATCAGGTCGACGCTGACGCCGTTCTCAGCGAGCACGACGCTCTCCTCCGGAACCCCGGTGCGGATGGCGAGTTTGGCGTTGGCGCGCAGGTGCCGCCAGGTGCCGTGCACCGGCATGACGTTGCGCGGCCGCACCCCGCGGTACAGGAACAGCAGCTCACCGGCGTAGGCGTGGCCCGAAACATGCACGCGCACTTGCTGATTGGTGACGACGCGGGCGCCGATCTTGGCCAGCGAGTCGATCACGCCGTAGACGGCTTCCTCGTTGCCGGGGATCAGCGAGCTGGACAGGATGATCAGGTCGCCGGCCGTCAAGGTGATACTGCGATGCTCGCCGCGGGACATCCGGGACAGCGCCGCCATGGGCTCGCCCTGGGTTCCGGTGGTGATCAGCACGACGCGGTCGGCGGGCAGCAGTTCGGCCGCGCCGATGTCGATGACGTCATCGTCGTCGACGTTGAGGAAGCCGAGTTCCTTGGCGATCCCCATGTTGCGGACCATCGAACGCCCGACGAAGGACACCTTGCGTCCCAGCGCCACGGCGGCGTCGATGATCTGCTGCACGCGGTCGACGTTCGACGCGAAGCACGCCACGATGACGCGGCCGTCCGCGCCGCGGATCAGCCGGTGCAGGTTGGGGCCGACCTCGCTCTCGGAGGGGCTGACCCCGGGAATCTCGGCGTTGGTCGAGTCGCACAGGAACAGGTCGACGCCCTGTTCGCCGAGCCGGGACATCCCGGGCAGGTCGGTGGGCCGGCCGTCCGGCGGCAGCTGGTCGAGCTTGATGTCACCGGTGTGCAGCACCGTGCCGGCACCGGTGTGCACGGCGATGGCGAGGGCATCGGGAATCGAGTGGTTGACCGCGAAGTACTCGCACTCGAACACGCCGTGCGTGCTGCGCTGCCCTTCGGCGACGATCTGCATGTTCGGCTTGAGCCGGTGCTCGCGGCACTTGGCGGCCACCAGGGCCAGTGTGAACCGCGAGCCCACCACGGGGATGTCGGGCCGCATCTTGAGCAGATACGGAATGGCGCCGATGTGGTCCTCGTGCGCGTGGGTGATCACCAGCGCCTCGATATCGGCCAGCCGGTCCTCGATGTGCCGGATGTCCGGCAGGATCAGGTCGACGGCGGGCTCGTCGTGCGTCGGGAACAGCACGCCGCAGTCGATGATGAGCAGTCGGCCGAGGTGCTCGAAAACGGTCATGTTGCGGCCGATTTCGCTGATGCCACCGAGGGCCGTCACACGCAGACCGCCCGGCTCCAAGGGGCCGGGCGGTGCGAAGTCGGGTCTGGTCACGCAAGCACCGATGCTGCGCGCAGGTCCGCGGCGAGCGCTGCCACCTGGTCGGCCGTGGCCGGAACCTGCGGCAACCGCGGGTCACCGGCGTCGATGTCCAGCAGCCGCAGCGCTTCCTTGCTCATCGTGACGCCGCCGAGCCGGTTCTGCGCATCGCCCAGAGGGCTCAGGCCGACGTGGATCTTGCGGGCGGTGGCGATGTCACCGGAGTTGAACGCCGACAACATGTTCCGCAGCTGTCCGGCGGCCACGTGGCCCCAGACGCTGACGAATCCGATGGCGCCCATGGCGAGCCATGGCAGGTTCAGGGTGTCGTCGCCCGAGTAGTAGGCCAGACCGGTCTCGGCCATGATGGCGGCGCCGCCGTTCAGGTCGCCCTTGGCGTCCTTGACGGCGACGATGTTCGGGTGCGATGCCAGGGCGCGGATGGTGTCCCACTCGATCGCCACCGCCGACCGCGGCGGGATGTCGTAGAGAATGTTCGGGAGCTCGGTGGCGTCGGCGACGGCGCTGAAATGCGCCACGAGGCCAGACTGCGGGGGCTTCGAGTAGTACGGGGTCACGACGAGCAGACCGTGCGCGCCGGCGGCGGCACTGGCCTTGGCGAGGTGAACGCTGTGCGCGGTGTCGTAGCTGCCGGCGCCGGCGATGATGCGGGCCCGGTCGCCGACCTCTTCGAGAACCGCCTCGAGCAGCGCGATCTTCTCGTCGTCGGTGGTGGTCGGCGACTCTCCGGTCGTACCCGAGACGACCAGTCCGTCGCAGCCGGAATCGACCAGGTATTTGGCTACCTTCTTGGCACCAACCAGATCAAGCGAGCCGTCCGGGCCGAACGGCGTCACCATGGCAGTCAGCACGGTGCCCACACGTGCGCTGACATCAATTCCGCTGGTGCTCACGGGCGACAAGGTTACCCGCTGGTTCCCTCCAGTTTCGAACCGCCGCCCGCAGTGCGCGCGACGCCGCATCCGCAGTGGCCCGGATTCCTGGCACGGCGACCGCCGTCATGGGCCGAGCCGGACCGTTTCGATTTCCGATCATGCCGAGCGACGTTGCGCCAAAGGTGCCCGATCGTGCGGCGCCGAAGAATTATCGCGACGAATTCGTGCCATTGGTAGGTTTTGCACCTTTCCGCACCCCTGCGGACAAGTTCACCTTTCGTCCTGCCTGTGGCAAATCTGGGACTTTCCTGCTCAGCTACCCAACCGCCAGGCCCGAAGAGCCGTCGTGGAACCACGCCGGGCCACCGCACATCGCTTTTGTGATCACGACCCGTTTGCTCGTTGAGCGTGTCCATCCGTTCATCGCGCGACGGCGACGAGGTGCGGCACCGCCCGCGGTCGTTCCCGCAATATCCACCACTCCACTTCGCGGCGTTCCGGCCTGACCCGGTCGCCATGATGCTGCGCACGGCGTGTTGCCGCGATGCTGATCAATCAAGTCCGAATCGCCCCTCTGAGGCTGAATCAGCTTGGTGCCGTTGCAATTATCGAATTCTGGAAAATCTTCAATGCCAGAAGAATTACCCATCGAAAATGAATCGGATCCGCGCCCGTGCCACCCAAAGTGAAGGTATCGAGGTGCCATCACGAACTTTTGTCGTTACACTCTCGGCCGAACCCCGATAAAAGGAGAAAATTCGTGGCCGAGCGCATTGTGGTCCAGCTTGTCGATGATATTAACGGCACTGAGATCACCGACGATTCCGGTGAACGGATTAGCTTCTCGGTCCGTGGGGTCGATTACCAGATCGATCTTTCCGCTGCGAACGTGGCGAAATTCGAGAAGGCATTGGCGCCGTATCTGGACGCCGCGACCCGCGTCGGCGGCCGTCGCACCCGCACCCAGAAGGTCGCAGAGCCGACCGGCCGGGCCGCCAAGGGCAGCACCTCGCGCGGTCGCGGCAAGAAGGCCGCCAAGGGCGCGTCCGCCAACGAACAGCTCGCCGCCATCCGCGAGTGGGCGCAGGCCAGCGGCTACGACGTCGCCGCCCGCGGCCGCATCAAGGCCGAAATCGTCGAGGCGTACCACGCGGCTAACTAGCCGCGCTGCCTGAACGGCATCAACCGCGCACGGCAATCCGGGCGCGTTCGCCGGCCGGTGGTCGTCAGTGAGATAGCGCTGCCATTACCAGTGCCGATCACGGTCCGGTGGACCAATCAATACCTCGCGCGGATCCTGGTCGGTAGTCGCGACCTCGTACCCCTGCTCGACGTGCACTTCGGTACTGCGCTCGCGGCCATCGTCGTCGAACGCGATTGCGTTGATCCGCAGCGTCGTTGTCCACTTCCATTGCGCCATCTGCTCAACTACGTCCTGCACCGAATCCTGACACTCTGGGCATTCCTCGTCGCCATCCAGCTCGGCATGTACGCCGCACGGCGTGAAATCGGTCTGAAAGACAATGCCCGGGTCCCATAGGTGGGCTGAGGGGGGCCATTCGAGGTCGAACCACTGCCCCGGCTCGATACCGTAGACCCGAATCGCCTCTTCCAGGGCCGCCTTCTTGTCCGGCCCCGACCAGGCCATCCGCGGCGGAAGGGCGACATCCTCGATCGGATCGACGCCCCGGTAGTCGCCGGGAATGCCCACTGGTTCGGGCGAATCCACCGTGGCCAGATCGGCACGGTCGTACCAATGAATCGTGCTCAGCTCGTCGTGGCAGACCGACGCGGGATCGATGGGCTCCGTCACCTCAGCTTCGAAGTACGCCCACGTGTTCCGCTTCTCATGCACCAACCGTGGCGGAAGCTTACTGATGACCTCTTGGTGGATCACCTCATCTTCGGCCGCCTCCGCTGGCATCTCGTCCATCAGGGCAACTTGGTCCCGCAACCGCTGAAGGTTTACTTGGACGCTGTACCGATCTCGCACGAGTGCAACCACGACGCCCAACCGATCCCTCATAGATACTCCCCCTTCGCATTTCGAGCCCGCTCGGCATACTGCGGCGCGAGCTCTTCCATCTGCTCGATCACCTGATTGATGGCCGCAGGCTGCTTATCTGGCGGGTACTTGTACTTGACCAGCAACCGCTTAATGGACGACCGCAGCTTTGCGCGCACGTCGTCACGCACGATCCAGTCGGTCTTGGTGTCGCGCTGCATCACCGCAACCAATTCACGGGCGATCTGCGCGAGCACATCCTCGCCCTGCAATTCGACCGCGGACTCGTTCGCAGCCACCGCGTCATAGAAGGCCAGCTCGTCATGCGATAGCGACGGTGTGAAGCGCTTACCCCGGTCGCCCTCGGTTGCGACCTCTTTGGCCAACGCGATCATCTCGGCGATCACCTCTGCTGCAGTCAGCTGTTGGTTGGTGTATTTGCGCATCAGCTCGGCGACGCGGTCCGAGAACGCGCGCTGCCGAACCAGATTGTTGCGAGTGGCCACGCCCATCTCTTTGGTCAGCAGTGCCCGCAACGCTTCGATCGCCAGGTGCGGATTGACGGCGTCCTTCGCCTTCACCTCGAACTCAGGTGTCAGGTCCGACAACGACGGTTTCGGTAGGCCGGCAGCCTCGTAGATGTCGAGTATGCCGCCGGACGCCGTCGACTCATCGACCAGAACGGCCAACAGTCGCTTGATGTCATCGGGGATGGGCTTCCCCTCGGCCTGGCGCTGCTGGGCATCGTATTTGCCCATCCAGACCCGGACCTGCTCGTAGAACTTGACGGTTTCCCGCAGCCGATCCAGCGTCTCGTTGCCGGAGCACAGAGACCACGCCCGCGCCAACTGACTGACCAGCATGCGGAACCGATCGCCCAGAGTCGCTTCGCCTTCGGCAACCTGATTGCCGGGTGTCGCCGGCGAGCGGAGGTACTCGGTGAGCCCAGCCGCAGTCTTGATCCACCCGCTCGTCGGCACTTTTGCACGCCAGTCAAAGCCGACACACAGCTGGTCGAGTTGCGCAACAAGCTCCTCGGTCACCTTCACCGCCGAGTCGATGTCCTTGCCGACAGGCTGTTCAGCGCGATCGGTGTCGGTGTAT from Mycolicibacterium phocaicum includes the following:
- a CDS encoding putative quinol monooxygenase, coding for MPVVVVATMKAKPESVDLVRTACVEAVDAVHAEPGCELYSLHEADGGTFVFVEQWADADAIKTHSTAPAIGKLFGAIGEHLDGAPDIKMLAPVVAGDPAKGQLRG
- a CDS encoding amino-acid N-acetyltransferase, with protein sequence MSDAPKPGTTGLVVRRARTSDVPGIKALVDIYAGKILLEKNLVTLYEAVQEFWVADLDGEIVGCGALHVLWADLGEVRTVAAHPKVRGMGVGHAVVAKLLDVARELQLQRVFVLTFETDFFSRHGFQEIEGTPVTAEVYEEMCRSYDTGVAEFLDLSYVKPNTLGNTRMLVTL
- a CDS encoding DNA translocase FtsK, which encodes MASKTATSSANRAKAGSANRGAAGSGARSSKSGSAKSGRPARPPAPKSPARKPARKPAPHPSPVATAGAAVGRGARAGWLMLAKGAGTTARSVGRARELEPGHRRDGIALALLGVAFLIAASSWFNAARPVGAWIDYGVRTVIGSAVVVLPVLLLALAVTLMRTHPNPDARPRLILGAAMIGLPVLGLWHIWAGAPTAPGERRGAAGFVGFVIGGPLSDGLTVWIATPLLIMGVLFGLLLVTGTTIRELPDTLRYMVSGRLHGEHDEEYDAPAGLVDDFADDFSDGYYDDPTYSRDEPEAWPGSDQTTAAMTRPLGRTPMDNYPVEPAADEAPTTPEPAAKPSRRRKAQNVADPVPTKAKALEKAQDDGLSLDRVIEGDYTLPPLDLLSDGDPPKRVGRDNDRIMSAISEVMEQFKVDATVVGFQRGPTVTRYEIELGPGVRVERFTQLQRNLAYAVANEHIRLLAPIPGKSLVGVEVPNSDREMVRLKDVLNAPSTRKDHHPMVFGIGKDVEGHFISYNLAKMPHLLVAGSTGSGKSSFINSMLVSLLQRATPDEVRMILVDPKMVEFPPYQGIPHLITPVIIDPKKAAAALAWLVEEMEQRYQDMSASGVRHIDDFNKKVRSGEITAPLGSERVYKTYPYILCVVDELADLMMQAPRDVEDAIVRITQKARAAGIHLVLATQQPVVSVVTGLIKANVPSRMAFGVTNATNSRVILDQIGAEKLTGKGDGLFQPSEAPKPIRVQGAFVSDDEIQAVVAFTKQQAQPEFIDGVTVKTVEKREIDSDIGDDMDVFLQAVELVVSSQFGSTSMLQRKLRVGFAKAGRLMDLMETRGIVGPSEGSKAREVLVKPDELAGTLMLIQGGSDANGSMGDDPGF
- the dapA gene encoding 4-hydroxy-tetrahydrodipicolinate synthase produces the protein MVTPFGPDGSLDLVGAKKVAKYLVDSGCDGLVVSGTTGESPTTTDDEKIALLEAVLEEVGDRARIIAGAGSYDTAHSVHLAKASAAAGAHGLLVVTPYYSKPPQSGLVAHFSAVADATELPNILYDIPPRSAVAIEWDTIRALASHPNIVAVKDAKGDLNGGAAIMAETGLAYYSGDDTLNLPWLAMGAIGFVSVWGHVAAGQLRNMLSAFNSGDIATARKIHVGLSPLGDAQNRLGGVTMSKEALRLLDIDAGDPRLPQVPATADQVAALAADLRAASVLA
- a CDS encoding DUF4282 domain-containing protein — translated: MVDISRSAATESELDAEVESGGRSWPALTAFTDLGFRKSAAQHVVPLLYGLVIAGAVVLYLAGAVVAFELSAWLGVFWLVLAGPVTCVAIVLVARVVLESLSAFMAMGQQVDELNELVLEIAELMIGVSDKIEVIPTLPSFGRGGRSRRRAAIMDMRDRIVARRNAAADSAD
- the pgsA gene encoding CDP-diacylglycerol--glycerol-3-phosphate 3-phosphatidyltransferase encodes the protein MTGQPDTDPRASRAGVANIANLLTGLRIVLVPVFLAALFAGDGHETRWRITAFVVFAAAVITDRFDGEIARSFDMVTEFGKLADPIADKALIGAALIGLSMLGDLPWWITVVILTRELAVTLLRFAVIRRGVIPASRGGKLKTLVQAVAIGLFVLPLHAWPAPWLTTAWVFMWAAVVLTVLTGIDYAVSAFRRS
- a CDS encoding mycofactocin-coupled SDR family oxidoreductase; protein product: MGELSGKVAFITGAARGQGRAHAVKLSSMGADIIAVDLCDQIASVPYPMATPDDLAATVKLVEDNGARIVASQADVRDRAALKTALKAGVDELGGRLDIVIANAGIAPMAGEDAWQDVIDVNLTGVYNTLDVAMRPMVKAGNGGSIVLISSVAGLVGLSSPMAGSVGYAAAKHGMVGLMRVYANLLASQNIRVNSIHPAGVATPMIDNEFTRKWLSQLTEETKAGPDMTNALPVQVLEAEDIANTVAWLVSDAGRYITGVTLPVDAGFVNKR
- a CDS encoding histone-like nucleoid-structuring protein Lsr2, whose amino-acid sequence is MAERIVVQLVDDINGTEITDDSGERISFSVRGVDYQIDLSAANVAKFEKALAPYLDAATRVGGRRTRTQKVAEPTGRAAKGSTSRGRGKKAAKGASANEQLAAIREWAQASGYDVAARGRIKAEIVEAYHAAN
- a CDS encoding ribonuclease J → MGACVTRPDFAPPGPLEPGGLRVTALGGISEIGRNMTVFEHLGRLLIIDCGVLFPTHDEPAVDLILPDIRHIEDRLADIEALVITHAHEDHIGAIPYLLKMRPDIPVVGSRFTLALVAAKCREHRLKPNMQIVAEGQRSTHGVFECEYFAVNHSIPDALAIAVHTGAGTVLHTGDIKLDQLPPDGRPTDLPGMSRLGEQGVDLFLCDSTNAEIPGVSPSESEVGPNLHRLIRGADGRVIVACFASNVDRVQQIIDAAVALGRKVSFVGRSMVRNMGIAKELGFLNVDDDDVIDIGAAELLPADRVVLITTGTQGEPMAALSRMSRGEHRSITLTAGDLIILSSSLIPGNEEAVYGVIDSLAKIGARVVTNQQVRVHVSGHAYAGELLFLYRGVRPRNVMPVHGTWRHLRANAKLAIRTGVPEESVVLAENGVSVDLINGQARIAGAVPVGKVFVDGLVLGDVGDATLGERLTLTSGFIAVTVVISRETGKPVAPVHLHSRGFSEDPKALEPGAEKAQTALENLVSEQVTDPARIAQAVRRAVGKWVGETYRRQPMIVPTVLEV